One window of the Lepeophtheirus salmonis chromosome 7, UVic_Lsal_1.4, whole genome shotgun sequence genome contains the following:
- the LOC121121718 gene encoding uncharacterized protein produces the protein MSMYSNFNRRLPSWKNNDEDEEDKFFSSRYWDEFKRRSKRMTEETNEIWQNMDDSRRLASSSMSMMSSSMEKKRSPKDYGKISSGNNNPSNSKRKDGDDVMKKKDDEPSWRRSQSLNRNESGLGGNYKRKIRFGDEETKPESSSKANESTNNIKDSNMEMGQIKDDDECFEVTIDVSTYTPNELKISVGSNRILIIEGKHEDERVSRTFNRKFSLPYNCLIEKIVPTLRTSKQKLVIWIPKSSEEIDMESKQVPLIVKD, from the coding sequence ATGTCCATGTATAGTAATTTTAATCGAAGGCTCCCATCATGGAAGAATAACGACGAAGATGAAGAAGACAAGTTTTTTTCTTCCCGATATTGGGATGAATTTAAGAGACGCAGTAAGAGAATGACTGAAGaaacaaatgaaatttggcAAAATATGGACGACTCTCGTCGTCTTGCGTCTTCGTCCATGTCCATGATGTCTTCATCCATGGAAAAAAAACGTTCACCAAAAGACTATGGAAAAATATCGTCAGGGAATAATAATCCTAGCAATAGCAAGAGAAAAGATGGCGATGAtgtaatgaaaaagaaagatgATGAACCTTCATGGAGAAGAAGTCAGAGTCTAAACAGAAATGAGTCTGGCTTGGGAGGGAATTATAAACGTAAAATACGTTTTGGGGATGAAGAGACGAAACCCGAATCCTCATCAAAGGCAAATGAgagtacaaataatataaaggatAGCAATATGGAAATGGGACAGATTAAAGATGATGACGAATGTTTTGAAGTGACCATAGACGTTTCAACATACACtccaaatgaattaaaaatcagTGTGGGCTCCAATCGGATTCTTATCATTGAAGGAAAACATGAGGATGAGCGTGTCTCCCGtacttttaatagaaaattttcatTGCCATATAATTGTTTGATCGAGAAAATTGTTCCAACTCTCAGGACCTCAAAGCAAAAACTCGTTATTTGGATACCAAAAAGTTCGGAGGAAATTGATATGGAATCAAAGCAAGTACCCCTTATAGTGAAAGATTAA